A DNA window from Flavisolibacter ginsenosidimutans contains the following coding sequences:
- a CDS encoding gluconate 2-dehydrogenase subunit 3 family protein — translation MDRRDAVKYISVLMGSALVGGDAFLLGCKSNSGKTDWLSAESVAYLDEIGETILPRTKTPGAKDAQVGKFMQVMVNDCYEEGDQRAFKEGMDKLNDASKKKFDKTFMEASPEQRKELLIAVDKEAKDYQKSIADYNRVEDDKYNKNLSYVRQKKSPHYFTMMKQLTLLGFFTSKPGLTQALRYNAVPGKFEGCIPYKKGDPAFA, via the coding sequence ATGGATCGCAGAGACGCAGTGAAATATATCTCGGTTTTAATGGGTTCGGCCCTCGTTGGCGGTGATGCTTTTTTGCTCGGTTGCAAATCAAACTCGGGCAAAACCGATTGGCTGTCGGCAGAAAGCGTCGCTTATCTTGACGAGATTGGCGAAACCATTTTGCCCCGCACCAAAACACCCGGCGCCAAAGACGCACAAGTTGGAAAATTCATGCAGGTGATGGTGAACGATTGCTATGAAGAAGGCGATCAGCGGGCTTTTAAAGAAGGCATGGACAAACTGAACGACGCCAGCAAGAAGAAGTTTGACAAGACCTTCATGGAAGCGTCGCCGGAACAGCGCAAAGAACTTCTCATAGCTGTTGACAAGGAGGCAAAGGACTATCAAAAATCAATCGCCGATTACAACCGGGTGGAAGACGACAAATACAATAAAAACTTGAGTTACGTGCGGCAAAAAAAGTCGCCGCATTATTTTACCATGATGAAGCAGCTAACCTTGCTTGGCTTCTTTACGTCGAAGCCCGGCTTAACCCAAGCCTTGCGGTACAATGCCGTTCCCGGAAAATTTGAAGGCTGCATTCCTTACAAAAAAGGCGACCCCGCCTTTGCTTAA
- a CDS encoding sugar phosphate isomerase/epimerase family protein yields MTQSRRSFLQNAGLAASGILLSSYLPSCKTAAASKSINQNFGLQLYTLRDDLPKDPKGILTQVASFGYKQIESFEGGQGIFWGMSNTEFKKLMDNLGMTIVSSHCDINKDFERKASEAAAIGMKYLLCPYLGPQKSIDDFKRFADTFNKRGEVCKQNGIRFGYHNHDYGFKPVDGQLPQDVLMQNTDKDLVDFEMDMYWVVTAGQNPSDWYRKYPGRFKLCHVKDRQKGVPLTEKKNVSVVLGTGSINFPSHLKVGVANGLKYFIVEQEAYEGTTPLAATKDDATYMKNVKISA; encoded by the coding sequence ATGACACAAAGCAGACGATCATTTTTACAAAACGCAGGACTTGCGGCCTCAGGAATTTTATTGAGCAGCTACCTGCCCTCTTGTAAAACAGCGGCCGCAAGCAAAAGCATCAACCAGAATTTTGGCTTGCAGCTTTATACCCTTCGCGATGATTTGCCCAAAGATCCAAAAGGCATTTTAACGCAAGTAGCTTCCTTTGGCTACAAGCAAATTGAAAGCTTTGAAGGAGGGCAAGGCATCTTTTGGGGCATGAGCAATACCGAGTTTAAAAAGCTGATGGACAATTTGGGCATGACCATCGTTTCAAGCCACTGCGACATCAACAAAGACTTTGAACGCAAAGCCTCCGAAGCCGCCGCCATCGGCATGAAATATCTTCTTTGTCCTTACCTCGGTCCTCAAAAAAGCATTGATGATTTCAAGCGCTTTGCCGATACGTTTAACAAACGCGGTGAAGTGTGTAAGCAGAACGGCATTCGCTTCGGTTACCACAACCACGATTACGGTTTCAAACCCGTTGATGGTCAACTGCCGCAAGACGTGCTGATGCAAAACACCGACAAGGATTTGGTAGATTTTGAGATGGACATGTATTGGGTGGTAACGGCCGGACAAAATCCTTCCGACTGGTACAGGAAATATCCAGGCCGCTTCAAACTTTGCCACGTTAAAGACCGGCAAAAAGGTGTGCCTTTAACCGAAAAAAAGAACGTCTCTGTTGTATTGGGCACCGGCTCTATTAATTTCCCCTCGCATTTAAAAGTTGGCGTCGCCAATGGTCTAAAATATTTTATCGTTGAGCAGGAAGCCTACGAAGGCACAACGCCTTTGGCTGCAACCAAAGACGATGCAACGTACATGAAAAACGTTAAGATCAGTGCTTAA
- a CDS encoding Gfo/Idh/MocA family protein, which yields MEEKETKSISRRSFLLNTGLATAGFFIVPRHVLGRGFIAPSDRLTIASIGVGGKGQSDIANFYKSGKADIAFLCDVDDRRAANSVKAFPKAKYYKDWRELLDKEAKNFDAVSVSTPDHNHAVITLAAMQAGKHVYVQKPLTHDIYEARVLTEAAKKYKVVTQMGNQGASGDGVRQMMEWYDDGVIGKVHTVYVWTDRPVWPQGIQWPTAKAEVPKELDWNLWLGTAPYKDYVEKIVPFNWRGWWDYGTGALGDMGCHLIEPAFRVLDLQYINDVQASVGSVYVDEFKRGYFPDSCPPSSHVTMTFPETHKTKGPVTLHWMDGGIQPERPAELGANEIFGDGGNGCLLIGTKGKMMCDTYSRNPRLLPTAKTAEVKAKVKQKIARVQGGEDGHYAQWVEAAIAGYGNKPVSSPFEIAGPLTEALLMANLAIRAYDIRTSRSDGKGFNYPGRGLKLLWDKDAMKVTNLDDVNQFVKRQYRQGFNLNWS from the coding sequence ATGGAAGAAAAAGAAACCAAGTCAATTTCACGAAGAAGTTTTCTGCTTAACACCGGTCTTGCTACTGCGGGCTTTTTTATTGTACCGCGCCACGTATTGGGCCGCGGTTTTATTGCGCCGAGCGACCGCTTGACCATCGCCAGCATCGGCGTCGGTGGCAAAGGCCAAAGTGACATTGCCAATTTTTACAAAAGCGGAAAGGCCGACATTGCTTTCCTGTGCGATGTGGATGACCGTCGTGCCGCCAACAGCGTGAAAGCTTTCCCGAAAGCAAAATATTACAAAGACTGGCGCGAACTGCTCGACAAAGAAGCCAAAAACTTTGATGCGGTTTCCGTTTCCACACCCGATCACAACCACGCCGTGATAACACTTGCCGCCATGCAGGCCGGCAAGCACGTGTACGTGCAAAAACCGCTGACACATGATATTTACGAAGCAAGGGTTTTAACCGAAGCCGCAAAAAAATACAAGGTCGTCACGCAGATGGGAAACCAGGGCGCTTCGGGCGACGGCGTGCGGCAAATGATGGAATGGTACGACGACGGCGTGATTGGAAAAGTGCATACCGTTTACGTATGGACAGACAGACCTGTTTGGCCGCAAGGCATTCAATGGCCCACGGCAAAAGCGGAAGTACCGAAAGAACTGGACTGGAATCTCTGGCTGGGCACAGCGCCGTATAAAGATTACGTAGAGAAGATTGTGCCGTTCAATTGGCGCGGCTGGTGGGATTACGGAACCGGTGCATTGGGCGACATGGGTTGCCACCTGATTGAGCCTGCGTTTCGCGTACTGGACCTGCAATACATAAACGACGTGCAAGCCAGCGTAGGCAGTGTTTACGTGGATGAATTCAAGCGCGGTTATTTCCCTGATAGCTGTCCGCCGTCAAGCCACGTGACCATGACGTTTCCGGAAACACACAAAACAAAAGGCCCGGTAACCTTGCATTGGATGGACGGCGGCATTCAACCGGAAAGGCCAGCAGAATTGGGCGCAAATGAAATTTTTGGCGACGGCGGCAACGGCTGTTTGCTCATCGGTACAAAAGGCAAAATGATGTGCGATACGTACAGCCGCAATCCGCGTTTGTTGCCCACCGCAAAAACCGCTGAAGTAAAGGCGAAAGTGAAACAAAAAATAGCCCGTGTGCAGGGCGGCGAAGACGGCCATTATGCGCAATGGGTGGAAGCGGCCATTGCCGGATACGGCAACAAGCCAGTAAGTTCGCCATTTGAAATTGCGGGCCCGTTGACCGAAGCCTTGCTGATGGCTAATCTCGCCATCCGGGCTTACGATATTAGAACATCAAGATCCGATGGAAAAGGGTTTAATTACCCCGGCCGCGGCCTAAAATTATTGTGGGACAAAGACGCTATGAAGGTGACGAATCTTGACGACGTAAACCAGTTTGTAAAACGTCAATACCGGCAGGGGTTTAATTTAAACTGGTCGTAA